From the Methanobacterium sp. CWC-01 genome, the window TTTGTGACCCTCAAAATATCAAGTCCATTCAAGATGCTGTATTCAAAGCCTGGAAATCTCCTAAAAGTAATAAATTGAAAAATAGAATTTTACATCATTTTACCTGGAATAAAGCTGCTGATATGACATTAAAAGCATATAAACATGTTTTAAAATCATCATGCTCTAATTAAGGATCTATTTGAATAACATCAGAAGGTGAAGAATGGGCCCTAATGTTGGAATTATTATCCTAAACTGGAATGGATGGGAAGATACTTTAGAATGTTTAGAATCTCTATATAAAATCAATTATGAAAATTATCATGTTGTTCTAGTTGATAATGGTTCTGATGATGATTCTATCGAAAAAATAAACGAATATTGTTCCAATAAAACTCAACATAGATTAGCGGGCTGGACCGCTGATATTAAATTGTTTGAATTAGAAGAGAAAGATTTTAATCATATTTCAATTAATAAAAAAGAAAAAAATATCAATAAAGAACTAATTCTTTTAAAAAATGCTAAAAATTATGGATATGCTAAAGGAAATAATATTGGGATTAGATTTACTTTTATGGCATTAAATCCTGAATATATCTTACTTTTGAATAATGATACAACTGTAGATAGAAACTTTTTAAAAGAATTAATGGAAGCAGCAAAAAACCAAGAACGAGTGGGAATTTACGCTCCAAAAATATTGAGGGATGATAATCACAAAATTATCGATTCTACAGGTCATATTATTAATTGGGGAAGAATAATTGACAGAGGTTATAAAAAAGTTGATAAAAATCAATATGATCATCAAAGAGAAATAATCGGTGCTAAAGGGGCTGCTGCTCTTTACAAAAGTGAAATGCTTCAATCTGTTGGTTTATTTAAAGAAGACTATATCATTTCCTATGAAGATGCGGAATTATCCTGGAGAGCACATAAGAAATCTTGGAAAGCCATCTACGTGCCAAAATCTGTGGTATACCACAAAGGTGAACGGAGTATAAAGAAAGATAACGATAAGATGCTTTATTTCAAAAAACTGAGTTTAAATAATATGGCATTTACTGTAAAGGAATATGGAACTATTAATCAAAAGATACAGTTCACTTTAATACTCATAAGAGAAATGATACTGAGTCACATTCCTATATTGAGGAATATTACTAATTCGGAAAAATTAAATTATATCCATACCATTAAACATCTTTACAAAAACTGAATTATTACAAATACTCAATTGAAATTGGATGTTGATTATTATCTTGATTAAATCACTAAATTTAAGCAGAAAAAATAAAATTAGGGAAGATATCACATCTTGTATTATATTTGGCGGTTGGGTACATGAAAAATATCGGGTCGTCTCCTCAACGTTGATCAGGAGTATTTAATGATTTCATTAGTCTGCGTTTATAATAATAAAGATATTCTTGAAACATATCTATTGAAGAGTTTAATTACGCAAAGTCAGGAATATGAATTGATTTTAATAGACAACCATTCTGAAAAATTCAATTCTGCTGCAGAAGCTCTGAACTATGGTGGGAAGAAAGCCACTGGACAGTATTTAATGTTTGCACATCAGGACTTTCAGCTGGATTCAGATATATGGTTAGAAGAAGCTGAAGAAATTCTTAAAAATCTTGATCATTTAGGTGTTGCAGGGGTCGCCGGAAGGTATGGTAGAGATTTTATATCTAATATTAAAACTGGATTTCCACCTAAATTTGCTGGAAAAATACAAATTAAAGAACCCCAGAAGGTTCAGACATTGGATGAATGTCTTTTCATTATCCCCAAAAAAATATTTAAAGATAAAAAATTCGATGAAATAACATGCGGTAACTGGCATTTATATGCGACTGATTACTGTTTAACTGTTAAAAATTTAGGTTATGATGTTTTTGTAATCCCTATGGGTGGTTATCATGCTTCTCCAGGGTATTCCTTTACTCCAGACGGATACTATTCGACTTTAAAAAAACTCATAAAAAAACATAAAGCTCATTACAAGTGGATATACACTACTACAGGGATTTGGAATACAGTTTTACCTTTAGATTTACAGATACTATATCAAAAAACTTACTATTGGCTTGATATTGATAGATTAAAATAATATCTATTTTATGCCATCCTTAAGGCCCCGGTAATAAGCCAAAAATAATTTTTTGTTTTTATATGCAATACTCAGGAGTATTGGAAGTATTAGGGCACCTAAAACTTGATAAATTACAAAAAAGATGTAATCACTCTTTTTAGCCCACTTTTTCATAAATACCCAACGGTTACGGGTTATATAGTAGAGCCCAAGAGGTTGAGAAATCCCACCCCCCGATTTGGAAATTTTGTGCCAAATTTTAGCCCTCGGGACGTAAAGACTTTTAAAACCAGCATTATTTGCCCTTAAAGTCCAGTCTGATTCTTCAAAATATAAAAAATACTTATCATCCATCAATCCAATCTCTTTTATTACTTCACTTTTAATTAGAAAGGCCGATCCACTGACATATTCCACCTCTTTTTTTTCGTCGTACTGTCCATGATCCAGTTCGCCACTTCCAATCTGGATACCTCTAGCCAGTTTCCATGAAATTCTGCACCCTGCACTCCAGATCACATCCTTTTT encodes:
- a CDS encoding glycosyltransferase family 2 protein, whose product is MGPNVGIIILNWNGWEDTLECLESLYKINYENYHVVLVDNGSDDDSIEKINEYCSNKTQHRLAGWTADIKLFELEEKDFNHISINKKEKNINKELILLKNAKNYGYAKGNNIGIRFTFMALNPEYILLLNNDTTVDRNFLKELMEAAKNQERVGIYAPKILRDDNHKIIDSTGHIINWGRIIDRGYKKVDKNQYDHQREIIGAKGAAALYKSEMLQSVGLFKEDYIISYEDAELSWRAHKKSWKAIYVPKSVVYHKGERSIKKDNDKMLYFKKLSLNNMAFTVKEYGTINQKIQFTLILIREMILSHIPILRNITNSEKLNYIHTIKHLYKN
- a CDS encoding glycosyltransferase family 2 protein, translating into MNYPHVSIIIINWNGWKDTIECLESVYQIEYPTFDVIVVDNNSLDDSLDQIRAYSSGELKFDSDFFDYNAENKPLHVTEYMEGETPSDIKNLDLIILKNKRNYGFPRGNNVGIKFALENLDPDFILLLNNDTIVHPYFLTELVQEGHLNELVGILGPKIYYYDKKDVIWSAGCRISWKLARGIQIGSGELDHGQYDEKKEVEYVSGSAFLIKSEVIKEIGLMDDKYFLYFEESDWTLRANNAGFKSLYVPRAKIWHKISKSGGGISQPLGLYYITRNRWVFMKKWAKKSDYIFFVIYQVLGALILPILLSIAYKNKKLFLAYYRGLKDGIK
- a CDS encoding glycosyltransferase family 2 protein, producing the protein MISLVCVYNNKDILETYLLKSLITQSQEYELILIDNHSEKFNSAAEALNYGGKKATGQYLMFAHQDFQLDSDIWLEEAEEILKNLDHLGVAGVAGRYGRDFISNIKTGFPPKFAGKIQIKEPQKVQTLDECLFIIPKKIFKDKKFDEITCGNWHLYATDYCLTVKNLGYDVFVIPMGGYHASPGYSFTPDGYYSTLKKLIKKHKAHYKWIYTTTGIWNTVLPLDLQILYQKTYYWLDIDRLK